In the genome of Actinomadura graeca, one region contains:
- a CDS encoding glucose 1-dehydrogenase encodes MKALTVVPGRPDQVRVEERPDPVPGPGDLLVEGSLLGICGTDYDIVEGEGYGWVPPGRDRLVIGHESLGRVLAAPPYAPFEEGDLVVGVVRRPDPVPCTPCAHGEADFCRNGRYTERGIRELDGFGAQRWLTEAEYAVKLDPGLGDRGVLLEPASVLAKAWEQIEHVLARASWRPRVALVTGAGPIGLFAALMAVQRGLEVHVADIRDSPAKRALVTGLGAAFHTGDVRDTGIAPDVVIECTGHGPLVFGLVEMVAPGAVICLTGISPDAGRVPLGADRINRDLVLENIVMLGTVNAGRRNFEQAAGALAKADPGWLDRLITRRVPMEGFSDGLHKDEDDIKVVVDLRA; translated from the coding sequence ATGAAGGCGCTCACCGTGGTCCCCGGCCGTCCCGACCAGGTCCGGGTCGAGGAGCGGCCCGACCCCGTCCCGGGCCCCGGGGACCTGCTGGTCGAGGGGTCGCTGCTCGGCATCTGCGGCACCGACTACGACATCGTCGAGGGCGAGGGCTACGGCTGGGTTCCGCCCGGACGCGACCGGCTCGTGATCGGGCACGAGTCGCTCGGCCGGGTGCTGGCCGCGCCGCCCTACGCCCCGTTCGAGGAGGGCGACCTGGTCGTCGGCGTCGTCCGGCGGCCCGACCCCGTCCCGTGCACGCCCTGCGCGCACGGCGAGGCCGACTTCTGCCGCAACGGCCGGTACACCGAGCGCGGCATCAGAGAACTGGACGGGTTCGGCGCGCAGCGCTGGCTGACCGAGGCGGAGTACGCCGTCAAGCTGGACCCTGGGCTCGGTGACCGCGGCGTCCTGCTGGAGCCCGCGTCGGTGCTCGCCAAGGCGTGGGAGCAGATCGAGCACGTCCTCGCGCGGGCCTCGTGGCGGCCCCGGGTGGCGCTGGTGACCGGCGCCGGCCCGATCGGGCTGTTCGCGGCGCTGATGGCCGTCCAGCGCGGGCTGGAGGTCCACGTCGCCGACATCCGCGACAGCCCGGCCAAGCGCGCCCTCGTGACCGGCCTCGGCGCGGCCTTCCACACCGGCGACGTCCGTGACACCGGCATCGCACCCGACGTGGTGATCGAGTGCACCGGCCACGGGCCGCTGGTCTTCGGGCTCGTCGAGATGGTCGCGCCGGGCGCGGTGATCTGCCTGACCGGAATCTCGCCGGACGCGGGCCGGGTGCCGCTGGGCGCCGACCGGATCAACCGGGACCTGGTGCTGGAGAACATCGTGATGCTCGGGACGGTCAACGCCGGGCGCCGCAACTTCGAGCAGGCGGCCGGGGCCCTGGCGAAGGCCGATCCCGGCTGGCTGGACCGGCTGATCACCAGGAGGGTCCCGATGGAGGGGTTCTCCGACGGCCTGCACAAGGACGAGGACGACATCAAGGTCGTGGTCGACCTGCGGGCATGA
- a CDS encoding sugar porter family MFS transporter, whose protein sequence is MQGYSSAPIAQGPVEGVSPAGLRRIRFHAVLIAVGGFLFGFDTGVISGALLFIKDDFDLDSFQQGSVVSVLVLGAMAGALGSGRLADRIGRRRIFCLEGAVFLVGTVVAVLSTGYWTLIAGRLVLGLAVGAASATVPPYLAEISPKEVRGRLLTLNQLMITLGILVAYLVNLAFSGGGTWRAMIGVGAVPALVMVASALWALPESPEWLLAHGRRAEARSLVASVSDEATADRLIERRERDRAASDPGAPPGEETAGWRALRTRRVRPALVVGLALAAGQQFGGINTIIYYAPTIIERTGLTASNAIVYSIAIGVINLVMTLVAIRLIDRSGRRDLLLWSFAAMVVTMGLLGLAFVAGWAPVLALLFMVLYIAGYAGGVGPVFWTLIGEIFPPSASATGASACTAVNWASNFTVSLVFLPAVGLIGEGETFWVFAAISMLGLLFTARFVPETKARGFAEVDRDLQSRFGGRRLAD, encoded by the coding sequence ATGCAGGGATACTCCAGCGCCCCGATCGCCCAGGGCCCCGTGGAGGGCGTCTCGCCCGCCGGGCTCCGCAGGATCCGGTTCCACGCCGTCCTGATCGCGGTCGGCGGCTTCCTGTTCGGCTTCGACACCGGGGTCATCTCCGGCGCCCTGCTGTTCATCAAGGACGACTTCGACCTGGACTCCTTCCAGCAGGGCAGTGTGGTGAGCGTGCTCGTCCTCGGCGCGATGGCCGGGGCGCTCGGCTCCGGGCGGCTCGCCGACCGGATCGGCCGCCGCCGGATCTTCTGCCTGGAGGGCGCGGTCTTCCTCGTGGGCACCGTCGTCGCCGTCCTGTCGACCGGCTACTGGACGCTCATCGCGGGGCGGCTGGTGCTCGGGCTGGCGGTGGGGGCGGCGTCGGCGACCGTCCCGCCCTACCTGGCGGAGATCTCCCCGAAGGAGGTCCGGGGCCGGCTGCTCACCCTCAACCAGCTGATGATCACGCTCGGGATCCTCGTCGCGTACCTGGTCAACCTGGCCTTCTCCGGCGGCGGGACGTGGCGGGCGATGATCGGCGTCGGCGCGGTGCCCGCGCTGGTGATGGTCGCGTCGGCGCTGTGGGCGCTGCCGGAGTCGCCCGAGTGGCTGCTGGCGCACGGGCGGCGCGCGGAGGCGCGCTCCCTGGTCGCGTCGGTGAGCGACGAGGCGACCGCCGACCGGCTGATCGAGCGGCGCGAGCGGGACCGGGCCGCCTCGGACCCGGGCGCGCCGCCGGGCGAGGAGACGGCCGGATGGCGCGCGCTGCGGACCCGCCGCGTCAGGCCCGCGCTGGTCGTCGGCCTCGCGCTGGCCGCCGGGCAGCAGTTCGGCGGCATCAACACGATCATCTACTACGCGCCGACGATCATCGAGCGGACGGGGCTGACCGCGTCCAACGCCATCGTCTACTCGATCGCGATCGGGGTGATCAACCTCGTGATGACCCTGGTGGCGATCCGGCTGATCGACCGATCCGGGCGCCGCGACCTGCTGCTGTGGTCGTTCGCGGCGATGGTCGTCACGATGGGCCTGCTCGGCCTGGCGTTCGTGGCGGGCTGGGCCCCGGTCCTCGCGCTGCTGTTCATGGTCCTCTACATCGCCGGGTACGCCGGCGGGGTCGGGCCGGTGTTCTGGACGCTGATCGGCGAGATCTTCCCGCCCTCGGCGAGCGCCACGGGCGCGAGCGCCTGCACGGCCGTGAACTGGGCGTCGAACTTCACGGTGAGCCTGGTGTTCCTGCCGGCCGTCGGGCTCATCGGCGAGGGCGAGACGTTCTGGGTGTTCGCGGCCATCTCCATGCTCGGGCTGCTCTTCACCGCCCGGTTCGTCCCGGAGACGAAGGCGCGCGGCTTCGCGGAGGTGGACCGGGACCTCCAGAGCCGCTTCGGCGGACGCCGGCTTGCGGATTAG
- a CDS encoding cytochrome P450 produces the protein MTSTRTKNAARHEARLLWQGNRGLYALLQAARHTGPITRVPRLGWVVTDPVLARRVLNDHDRFGMNGEGGVGHLWTQLFGDEMAQFFGGARHAEVRTRARGLFTEDAARDLVERSQGRHHAELARRLAAGGTVDVADAARVLAGRMVADLLGLPADRPDRAYRDLFGAGERLAGLALGTTASTGLDPATIARARAIVDEITTGVPRGYADGGPGTLLGRCRAMGLGLPLARGLATLLVIAGTETGASGTVRTVALLHDTGQQRALLADPSLREGAVREGLRVAAPAPVIGRHVARDAVVDGRRLRAGDRVLLLTYLATNGAGPFDVHRAYVPETRQLWFGGGRHLCLGAAVARTQVARMLSTLHSGGRPYRIVSRRAARRVLVPSYAELRVTLARG, from the coding sequence GTGACCAGCACAAGGACCAAGAACGCGGCCCGGCACGAAGCGCGCCTGCTCTGGCAGGGCAACCGCGGGCTCTACGCGCTCCTCCAGGCGGCCAGGCACACGGGCCCGATCACGCGCGTGCCACGGCTCGGCTGGGTGGTGACCGATCCCGTCCTGGCGCGCCGCGTCCTCAACGACCACGACCGCTTCGGGATGAACGGGGAGGGCGGCGTCGGGCATCTGTGGACGCAGCTGTTCGGCGACGAGATGGCGCAGTTCTTCGGCGGCGCCCGGCACGCGGAGGTCCGCACCCGCGCCCGCGGCCTGTTCACCGAGGACGCCGCCCGTGACCTGGTCGAACGCTCCCAGGGGAGGCATCACGCCGAGCTGGCCCGGCGGCTGGCCGCCGGCGGCACCGTGGACGTCGCCGACGCGGCCCGCGTCCTGGCCGGGCGGATGGTCGCCGACCTGCTCGGCCTGCCCGCGGACCGCCCGGACCGCGCGTACCGGGACCTGTTCGGCGCGGGCGAGCGGCTCGCCGGGCTGGCCCTCGGCACCACCGCCTCGACCGGCCTCGACCCGGCGACGATCGCGCGGGCCCGCGCGATCGTGGACGAGATCACCACCGGGGTGCCGCGCGGCTACGCGGACGGCGGGCCCGGCACCCTCCTCGGGCGCTGCCGCGCGATGGGCCTCGGCCTGCCCCTGGCGCGCGGGCTCGCCACCCTGCTGGTGATCGCGGGCACCGAGACCGGCGCGTCCGGGACGGTCCGCACGGTCGCGCTGCTCCACGACACCGGCCAGCAGCGGGCCCTGCTCGCCGACCCGTCACTGAGGGAGGGCGCCGTGCGCGAGGGCCTGCGCGTCGCCGCCCCCGCGCCGGTGATCGGCCGGCACGTCGCCCGCGACGCCGTCGTGGACGGCCGGAGGCTCCGCGCGGGCGACCGGGTCCTCCTGCTGACCTACCTCGCCACCAACGGCGCCGGGCCGTTCGACGTCCACCGCGCGTACGTCCCCGAGACCCGGCAGCTGTGGTTCGGCGGCGGGAGGCACCTCTGCCTGGGCGCCGCCGTGGCCCGCACGCAGGTCGCGCGGATGCTGTCGACGCTGCACTCCGGCGGGCGCCCGTACCGGATCGTGTCCCGGCGCGCGGCACGCCGCGTCCTGGTGCCGTCGTACGCGGAGCTGCGCGTGACGCTCGCGCGCGGCTGA
- a CDS encoding 3-oxoacyl-ACP synthase III family protein, with product MRARITAVAAHLPARTVTSAEVEARIAAESAVPPGSGGGGYRPPPTIVERLTGIRRRHVMRDDEQASDLAVAAARRVLGERGAVPGNLDLLIFGSASQDLVEPATAHIVAAKLGAACPVFDVKNACNSFLNGLQMADALIRTGQHERVLVCTGESPSRAIRWKVRDRAQFADAFAGYTLSDGGAAMLVEAAPDGGIFYRDFAAVSSAWRIGTLPGGGSMHPRDPERGYFSGDGRRLKDAFVAGGPELFDTALKKTGLAWDDFAVIAVHQVTLPYLETLRATLGIPADRLVVTLPEHGNTASASLPLQLATALAEGRCRPGDRIALAGLAGGISLGVVFAEL from the coding sequence ATGAGAGCCCGCATCACGGCCGTCGCGGCGCACCTGCCCGCGCGGACCGTCACCAGCGCCGAGGTCGAGGCCAGGATCGCGGCCGAGAGCGCCGTCCCGCCCGGATCCGGGGGCGGCGGCTACCGGCCGCCGCCGACGATCGTCGAGCGGCTGACCGGCATCCGCCGACGGCACGTCATGCGCGACGACGAGCAGGCGTCCGACCTGGCCGTCGCCGCCGCGCGCCGCGTCCTCGGCGAACGCGGCGCCGTCCCCGGGAACCTCGATCTGCTGATCTTCGGCTCGGCGTCCCAGGACCTCGTCGAGCCCGCCACGGCGCACATCGTCGCCGCCAAGCTCGGCGCCGCGTGCCCGGTGTTCGACGTCAAGAACGCGTGCAACAGCTTCCTGAACGGCCTCCAGATGGCGGACGCGCTGATCCGCACGGGCCAGCACGAGCGCGTGCTGGTGTGCACGGGGGAGAGCCCGTCCCGCGCGATCCGGTGGAAGGTCCGCGACCGCGCGCAGTTCGCGGACGCGTTCGCCGGCTACACCCTCTCCGACGGCGGCGCCGCGATGCTCGTGGAGGCCGCCCCGGACGGCGGGATCTTCTACCGCGACTTCGCGGCCGTCTCCAGCGCCTGGCGGATCGGAACGCTCCCGGGTGGCGGGTCGATGCACCCGCGCGACCCCGAGCGCGGCTACTTCAGCGGCGACGGGCGTCGGCTGAAGGACGCGTTCGTCGCCGGTGGCCCCGAGCTGTTCGACACCGCGCTGAAGAAGACCGGGCTGGCCTGGGACGACTTCGCGGTCATCGCCGTCCACCAGGTGACCCTGCCGTACCTGGAGACGCTGCGGGCGACGCTCGGCATCCCGGCGGACCGGCTGGTCGTCACGCTCCCCGAGCACGGCAACACCGCCTCGGCGAGCCTGCCGCTCCAGCTCGCGACCGCGCTCGCCGAGGGCCGCTGCCGGCCGGGCGACCGGATCGCGCTGGCCGGGCTCGCCGGGGGCATCAGCCTCGGCGTCGTCTTCGCCGAGCTGTGA
- a CDS encoding glycosyltransferase family 2 protein → MTDRVTMRLWVVIPAYDEERSIGATLRRLAGQTDTGFALVVVDNGSTDGTARVVREFAAGHPSMDVRIVAEPEKGTGAAADTGVRHAIAAGATHIARTDADCLPDRGWVAAVKRAFGEGLEMVSGPLRPRTDEFPLKFWERRLLPAVIDVAALFGRFRPGNQDPSFLGPYVMMPGCNVAITAGLYERAGGFPRTRIEDVHEDRALVNRVRRLTSAYGLREDVAVYGSVRRLRAFGLVRTLGWYADHRYRPAVVDIR, encoded by the coding sequence GTGACCGACAGGGTGACCATGCGGCTGTGGGTCGTCATCCCCGCCTACGACGAGGAGCGCTCGATCGGCGCGACGCTGCGGCGCCTCGCCGGGCAGACCGACACCGGCTTCGCGCTCGTGGTGGTCGACAACGGCAGCACCGACGGGACCGCGCGGGTCGTCCGGGAGTTCGCCGCCGGGCACCCGTCGATGGACGTCCGGATCGTCGCGGAGCCGGAGAAGGGCACCGGCGCCGCCGCCGACACCGGCGTCCGGCACGCCATCGCCGCGGGCGCGACGCACATCGCCCGCACCGACGCCGACTGCCTGCCGGACCGCGGCTGGGTGGCGGCGGTGAAGCGGGCCTTCGGCGAGGGCCTGGAGATGGTGTCCGGCCCGCTGCGCCCCCGCACCGACGAGTTCCCGCTCAAGTTCTGGGAGCGGCGCCTGCTGCCCGCCGTGATCGACGTCGCCGCGCTGTTCGGGCGGTTCCGGCCCGGCAACCAGGACCCGTCCTTCCTCGGCCCGTACGTGATGATGCCCGGCTGCAACGTCGCGATCACCGCCGGGCTGTACGAGCGCGCGGGCGGCTTCCCGCGCACCCGCATCGAGGACGTCCACGAGGACCGGGCGCTGGTCAACCGCGTCCGGCGCCTGACGTCGGCCTACGGGCTGCGCGAGGACGTGGCCGTCTACGGCTCCGTCCGGCGTCTGCGCGCGTTCGGGCTGGTCAGGACGCTCGGCTGGTACGCCGACCACCGTTACCGCCCGGCCGTCGTGGACATCCGGTGA
- a CDS encoding cytochrome P450, translating into MLTGDRAAAWERRLYLAAHPVAYPLLRGIARRGPAVRVPGVGVVVNDAAAARAVLMDGETFRKDGPGSPAELWTPVLGPSVLLNMEGDAHRALRRRLADLFTPSYAAALCSRVLSAPLERLADRLARGAAVDLVDASRVMAGAVIGEVIGLDARDEAAYRALFERGERIVSMISLRTRRLSPPQVARARAVLDPLGDIAAASYAAGDETTVMGRMRALGLSPDEARGAAGAFFLTGTETVATLLPRLIALLADSGQLGRVAADPGGLLDRAVEEAMRAATPTPVMLRSVHRPAAVAGVAVRPGDRVLIATHNCCRALGPFDLDRPHPPELRRLWFGAGPHFCIGYPLAMAEIRLVARTLLAATPLRITRRAAARDVLIPTYRHLAVRSEGSAP; encoded by the coding sequence GTGCTCACCGGGGACCGTGCCGCCGCCTGGGAACGGCGGCTCTACCTGGCCGCGCACCCGGTCGCGTACCCGCTGCTGCGCGGCATCGCCCGCCGCGGCCCCGCCGTGCGCGTCCCGGGCGTCGGCGTGGTGGTCAACGACGCGGCCGCGGCCCGCGCCGTCCTCATGGACGGGGAGACGTTCCGCAAGGACGGGCCGGGCTCCCCGGCCGAACTGTGGACGCCGGTGCTCGGCCCGTCCGTCCTGCTCAACATGGAAGGCGACGCGCACCGCGCGCTCCGCCGCCGCCTGGCCGACCTGTTCACGCCGTCCTACGCTGCGGCGCTGTGCTCCCGCGTGCTGTCCGCGCCGCTGGAGCGGCTCGCCGACCGGCTGGCGCGCGGCGCGGCCGTCGACCTGGTCGACGCCTCCCGCGTCATGGCCGGCGCGGTGATCGGCGAGGTCATCGGCCTGGACGCGCGGGACGAGGCGGCCTACCGCGCCCTGTTCGAGCGCGGCGAGCGGATCGTCTCGATGATCTCGCTGCGGACGCGCCGGCTCTCCCCGCCGCAGGTGGCGCGGGCCCGCGCGGTGCTGGACCCGCTCGGCGACATCGCCGCCGCGTCCTACGCCGCCGGGGACGAGACCACCGTGATGGGGCGGATGCGCGCCCTCGGCCTGTCCCCGGACGAGGCGCGCGGCGCCGCCGGGGCGTTCTTCCTCACCGGCACCGAGACCGTCGCGACGCTGCTGCCCCGCCTGATCGCCCTCCTCGCCGACTCCGGGCAGCTCGGCCGCGTCGCCGCCGACCCCGGCGGCCTCCTCGACCGGGCCGTCGAGGAGGCCATGCGCGCGGCGACCCCGACGCCGGTCATGCTGCGCAGCGTCCACCGCCCCGCCGCCGTGGCCGGGGTCGCGGTCCGGCCGGGCGACCGCGTCCTCATCGCCACGCACAACTGCTGCCGCGCCCTCGGCCCGTTCGACCTCGACCGGCCGCACCCGCCCGAGCTGCGCCGCCTGTGGTTCGGCGCGGGCCCGCACTTCTGCATCGGCTATCCGCTCGCCATGGCCGAGATCCGGCTGGTCGCCCGCACCCTGCTCGCCGCCACGCCGCTGCGGATCACCCGCCGCGCCGCCGCCCGCGACGTGCTGATCCCGACCTACCGGCACCTGGCCGTCCGCTCGGAGGGGAGCGCGCCGTGA
- a CDS encoding class I adenylate-forming enzyme family protein yields MTLIRALLDQAGRTPGHVALVAGDGAELTYGELRRRVLAVRHGLLSGGLAPGDGVLFSVRPSPESLVLALAVVAAGGVVVFADPGAGPAMFTARLRLARPRWSAAESVLYAGSRLRPVRAYARRRGLLLPDLGDLEVPGGGPMSHVHVGRRLPGVPRGSLSFASLARGPAPEPDDDGDPGAPAAVIFTSGTTDDPRAVVHTQGSLAAALGLFRERMPLGPGDVVHTDQLMLGLPTLISGARWSMPPPGCAPADFARMLRGRGATHTFCVPAHLAEILDAAPTLPPGLRHVLLGAAPAPAGILRRAIAAAPTAEVLSVYAMTEILPVAIASARDKLAHTASGAGGDLLGAPLPGVGARLAADGELLLSGPNLCRGYLGAEPRGELPTGDLARLDEGRLVLVGRKKDMLIRGKFNLYPGLYEPAIAALPDVADAAIVGVPDPGTGDEEVVLAVVGPPGLPSRLRRALPDVIDHDALPDRIVVLDGLPRSGRTRKLDRDRLREQVAR; encoded by the coding sequence GTGACACTGATCCGGGCCCTGCTGGACCAGGCGGGGCGCACGCCCGGCCACGTCGCCCTCGTCGCCGGGGACGGCGCGGAGCTGACCTACGGGGAACTGCGGCGGCGGGTCCTCGCCGTCCGCCACGGGCTGCTGTCGGGCGGGCTCGCGCCGGGGGACGGGGTCCTGTTCTCGGTGCGGCCCTCGCCGGAGTCGCTCGTCCTGGCGCTGGCGGTCGTCGCGGCGGGCGGCGTCGTGGTGTTCGCCGACCCCGGGGCCGGGCCCGCGATGTTCACCGCGCGGCTGCGGCTGGCCCGCCCGCGCTGGTCGGCGGCCGAGTCGGTCCTGTACGCGGGCAGCAGGCTGCGGCCGGTGCGGGCGTACGCGCGGCGGCGCGGGCTGCTCCTGCCGGACCTCGGTGACCTGGAGGTGCCCGGCGGGGGGCCGATGTCGCACGTCCACGTCGGGCGCCGCCTGCCGGGCGTCCCGCGCGGGTCGCTGTCGTTCGCGTCCCTGGCGCGGGGCCCTGCGCCCGAACCGGACGACGACGGCGACCCGGGCGCGCCCGCCGCCGTGATCTTCACCTCCGGGACCACGGACGACCCGCGCGCGGTCGTCCACACCCAGGGCTCGCTCGCGGCGGCGCTCGGCCTGTTCCGGGAGCGGATGCCGCTCGGCCCCGGCGACGTCGTGCACACCGACCAGCTCATGCTCGGGCTGCCCACGCTGATCTCCGGTGCCCGCTGGTCGATGCCGCCCCCCGGCTGCGCGCCCGCGGACTTCGCCCGGATGCTGCGCGGGCGCGGCGCCACCCACACCTTCTGCGTGCCCGCCCACCTCGCCGAGATCCTGGACGCGGCGCCGACGCTGCCGCCGGGGCTGCGGCACGTGCTGCTCGGCGCGGCGCCCGCGCCCGCCGGGATCCTGCGGCGCGCGATCGCCGCGGCTCCGACGGCCGAGGTCCTGTCGGTGTACGCGATGACGGAGATCCTGCCCGTCGCCATCGCGTCGGCGCGGGACAAGCTCGCGCACACCGCGTCCGGCGCGGGCGGCGACCTCCTCGGCGCACCGCTCCCCGGCGTCGGCGCGCGGCTGGCCGCGGACGGGGAGCTGCTGCTGTCGGGCCCCAACCTCTGCCGCGGCTACCTCGGCGCCGAGCCCCGCGGCGAACTGCCCACCGGCGACCTCGCGCGCCTGGACGAGGGGCGGCTCGTCCTGGTCGGCCGCAAGAAGGACATGCTGATCCGCGGCAAGTTCAACCTCTACCCGGGCCTGTACGAGCCCGCCATCGCCGCGCTCCCGGACGTGGCGGACGCGGCGATCGTCGGCGTCCCCGACCCCGGGACCGGGGACGAGGAGGTCGTCCTCGCGGTGGTCGGCCCTCCCGGCCTGCCCTCCCGGCTGCGCCGTGCCCTCCCCGACGTCATCGACCACGACGCGCTCCCGGACCGGATCGTCGTCCTGGACGGGCTGCCCCGCTCCGGCCGCACCCGCAAGCTCGACCGGGACCGGCTCCGCGAGCAGGTCGCCCGGTGA
- a CDS encoding NAD-dependent epimerase/dehydratase family protein has product MRIAVTGASGFVGGAVCRALAGRGVTTCGFGRRTNVPGEHLGGARYRTWDLTLGPLEDPPDVDAVVHCAGSVTDWGPAAEVFAGNLTGTRNALVTFPGARFVHVSTASVYDPFRPGVMVTEDEAPVARYLNAYGASKAAAERAALARGAIVLRPHAVYGPGDTTLLPRVLSAVRGPVLPAVGTGRQRVSLTSIANLVQACVLAATGPVASGVFNVADASPVTVDDALRALLRERGVRARPVYAPARLAMPLATAVEGAFLLARRPRPPRLTRYAVGHLAVERTLDIGAARAVLGYAPHETSFAGAAGWSST; this is encoded by the coding sequence GTGAGGATCGCGGTGACGGGGGCGTCCGGGTTCGTGGGCGGCGCGGTGTGCCGGGCGCTGGCGGGCCGGGGCGTCACCACCTGCGGATTCGGGCGCCGGACGAACGTGCCGGGGGAGCACCTGGGCGGCGCCCGGTACCGCACATGGGACCTGACCCTCGGCCCGCTCGAAGATCCCCCCGACGTCGACGCCGTCGTCCACTGCGCGGGGAGCGTCACCGACTGGGGCCCGGCCGCGGAGGTGTTCGCCGGGAACCTCACCGGGACCCGCAACGCGCTGGTGACCTTCCCCGGCGCCCGTTTCGTCCATGTCAGCACGGCCAGCGTCTACGACCCGTTCCGGCCCGGCGTCATGGTCACCGAGGACGAGGCGCCCGTCGCCCGCTACCTCAACGCCTACGGCGCGTCGAAGGCGGCCGCCGAGCGCGCGGCCCTGGCCCGGGGGGCGATCGTGCTGCGGCCCCACGCCGTCTACGGGCCGGGCGACACCACGCTGCTCCCGCGCGTCCTGTCCGCGGTGCGCGGCCCGGTCCTGCCCGCCGTGGGCACCGGCCGGCAGCGCGTCAGCCTCACCTCGATCGCGAACCTCGTCCAGGCGTGCGTGCTGGCGGCGACCGGGCCGGTCGCCTCGGGCGTCTTCAACGTCGCGGACGCCTCGCCGGTCACGGTCGACGACGCGCTCCGGGCGCTCCTGCGCGAGCGCGGCGTCCGCGCCAGGCCCGTCTACGCCCCCGCCCGCCTCGCCATGCCCCTGGCCACGGCCGTGGAGGGCGCGTTCCTGCTGGCGCGGCGTCCACGGCCCCCGCGCCTGACCCGGTACGCCGTCGGGCACCTCGCGGTCGAGCGGACCCTCGACATCGGCGCCGCGCGCGCGGTCCTCGGCTATGCCCCGCATGAGACGAGCTTCGCCGGGGCCGCCGGCTGGTCGTCAACCTGA
- a CDS encoding Clp protease N-terminal domain-containing protein: MTDPLQATGQVRLDELIDAIKKVHSDALDQLTSAVIAADHLGEVADHLIGHFVDQARRSGASWTDIGKSMGVTKQAAQKRFVPKAHPADLDPSQGFSRFTQRARNVTIGSQNEARAAGNDQIVPAHLVLGLLGEPEALAARAVVAQGVALDAVREAAAAVLPPAAGQVPELIPFDQDAKKVLELTFREALRLGHNYVGTEHILLALLEFEDGTGTLSGLGLGKDAVEATITEALDAIAARPQA, encoded by the coding sequence ATGACGGATCCCCTCCAGGCGACCGGCCAGGTCCGCCTCGACGAACTGATCGACGCCATCAAGAAGGTGCACTCCGACGCCCTCGACCAGCTCACCAGCGCGGTGATCGCCGCGGACCACCTCGGCGAGGTGGCCGACCATCTCATCGGCCACTTCGTCGACCAGGCACGGCGCTCCGGCGCGTCCTGGACCGACATCGGCAAGAGCATGGGGGTCACCAAGCAGGCCGCCCAGAAGCGGTTCGTCCCCAAGGCGCATCCGGCGGACCTCGACCCGTCCCAGGGGTTCTCCCGGTTCACCCAGCGCGCCCGGAACGTCACGATCGGGTCGCAGAACGAGGCCCGCGCGGCGGGCAACGACCAGATCGTCCCCGCGCACCTGGTCCTCGGCCTGCTCGGCGAGCCGGAGGCGCTCGCGGCCAGGGCGGTCGTCGCGCAGGGGGTGGCGCTCGACGCCGTCCGCGAGGCCGCCGCCGCCGTGCTGCCCCCGGCGGCCGGCCAGGTCCCCGAGCTGATCCCCTTCGACCAGGACGCGAAGAAGGTCCTGGAGCTGACCTTCCGCGAGGCGCTGCGCCTCGGCCACAACTACGTCGGGACCGAGCACATCCTGCTCGCCCTGCTGGAGTTCGAGGACGGCACCGGGACGCTGTCCGGCCTCGGCCTCGGCAAGGACGCCGTGGAGGCGACGATCACCGAGGCACTGGACGCCATCGCGGCCCGCCCGCAGGCGTGA
- a CDS encoding alpha/beta fold hydrolase, with the protein MKADGVELCAETFGDPADPPLLLIGNTMLTWPGGLCARLSALRRFVVRYDLRGTGRSTGAGEGAPRHTLRDLVADAAALLDALGLPRAHVAGFGVGGWIAQLLALDHPGRVTTLTLVAARPTAPGPADPDLPEHAPEVMAHFMAPPPVDWSDRASVVAFMVENARHLAGPAFDEAEARERAERIAGRTVLPDPASPDGDPGAAHRADQMAAGFAELDSGDRWRERLGGITAPTLVVHGEDDPFFPLGNGRALAAEIPGARLVTVPGMGHGLPRAAWDVIVPAILQHTSGAAAAG; encoded by the coding sequence ATGAAGGCCGACGGGGTGGAGCTGTGCGCCGAGACGTTCGGTGATCCGGCCGACCCTCCGCTCCTCCTCATCGGCAACACCATGCTCACCTGGCCCGGCGGCCTGTGCGCGCGGCTGAGCGCGTTGCGCCGGTTCGTCGTCCGCTACGACCTGCGCGGCACCGGGCGGTCCACCGGCGCCGGCGAGGGCGCCCCCCGCCACACCCTGCGGGACCTGGTCGCCGACGCGGCCGCCCTGCTGGACGCGCTCGGCCTGCCCCGGGCGCACGTCGCGGGCTTCGGCGTGGGCGGCTGGATCGCCCAGCTCCTCGCGCTCGACCACCCCGGCCGGGTCACGACCCTCACGCTGGTCGCGGCCCGGCCGACCGCGCCCGGCCCGGCCGACCCCGACCTCCCCGAGCACGCCCCGGAGGTGATGGCGCACTTCATGGCCCCGCCGCCCGTCGACTGGTCCGACCGGGCGTCCGTCGTCGCGTTCATGGTCGAGAACGCGCGCCACCTCGCGGGCCCGGCGTTCGACGAGGCCGAGGCGCGCGAGCGCGCCGAGCGGATCGCCGGCCGCACCGTGCTCCCGGACCCGGCGTCCCCGGACGGCGACCCCGGCGCGGCCCACCGCGCGGACCAGATGGCGGCCGGTTTCGCCGAGCTCGACAGCGGTGATCGCTGGCGCGAGCGGCTCGGCGGCATCACCGCGCCCACCCTGGTCGTCCACGGGGAGGACGACCCGTTCTTCCCCCTGGGCAACGGACGCGCCCTCGCCGCGGAGATCCCCGGCGCGCGCCTGGTCACCGTCCCCGGGATGGGCCATGGGCTGCCCCGCGCGGCATGGGACGTGATCGTCCCCGCGATCCTCCAGCACACCTCCGGCGCCGCCGCGGCCGGATAA